Proteins encoded by one window of Dioscorea cayenensis subsp. rotundata cultivar TDr96_F1 chromosome 6, TDr96_F1_v2_PseudoChromosome.rev07_lg8_w22 25.fasta, whole genome shotgun sequence:
- the LOC120263856 gene encoding transcription factor MUTE, whose amino-acid sequence MSHIAVERNRRRQMNEHLKVLRSLTPPFYIKRGDQASIIGGAIEFIKELHQVLQSLEAKKRRKSISPSPTTPSPKPLLLLPPPQQMSLSLPLDSPHSIDTLKELGASCNSPVADVEAKISGSNVLLRTLSKRIPGQVIKIITVLEKLDFEILHLNISSMEDTVLYSFVIKIGLECQLSVEELALEVQQCFCQDVAY is encoded by the exons ATGTCTCACATAGCAGTGGAGAGAAACAGGCGCCGCCAAATGAATGAACACCTCAAAGTCCTACGTTCCTTGACGCCACCTTTCTACATCAAAAGG GGAGACCAAGCTTCAATAATAGGAGGAGCAATAGAGTTCATCAAGGAGCTGCATCAAGTTCTTCAATCCTTAGAAgcaaagaagagaaggaaaagcaTAAGTCCTAGTCCTACCACACCAAGTCCTAAGCCTCTCTTGCTCCTCCCTCCACCACAGCAAATGAGCCTGAGCCTGCCTTTGGACAGCCCTCACTCCATTGACACTTTGAAGGAGCTTGGTGCAAGCTGTAACTCTCCGGTGGCTGATGTTGAGGCGAAGATTTCCGGCTCTAATGTTCTCTTGAGAACACTATCTAAGCGCATTCCCGGGCAAGTTATCAAAATCATCACTGTTCTTGAAAAACTGGACTTTGAGATCCTTCATCTTAATATTAGCAGCATGGAGGACACTGTGCTTTACTCCTTTGTTATCAAG ATTGGACTTGAATGCCAACTCAGTGTGGAAGAACTAGCCCTTGAAGTGCAGCAATGTTTCTGTCAGGATGTTGCCtactaa